One segment of Primulina tabacum isolate GXHZ01 chromosome 6, ASM2559414v2, whole genome shotgun sequence DNA contains the following:
- the LOC142548215 gene encoding protein FD-like, translating to MWTSTPSNQNPFSSPNSTFAAILDNEAPSSCSSRLQKNMEDMWKDISLSSLQYHHPSSRGMVLLDFFSSDTRPTVPPPPQLPIPAALTLSSGRDQTRNPLSDQQIISDAALPNSQFDDLVPADYHSAAGLGKKRFPESERNSSDRRHKRMIKNRESAARSRARKQAYTNELELEVAHLMEENARLKKQQQQWYEAAEYHRHSKKKSLYRASTAPF from the exons ATGTGGACTTCCACTCCTTCGAATCAAAACCCTTTTTCGTCTCCTAACTCCACGTTTGCCGCCATTCTTGATAATGAAGCTCCTAGCAGCTGTAGCTCGAGGTTGCAGAAGAACATGGAGGATATGTGGAAGGATATCAGTCTTTCTTCTCTTCAGTACCACCACCCTTCTTCACGTGGTATGGTTCTTCTTGACTTTTTTTCTAGTGATACGCGGCCTACCGTCCCACCGCCGCCGCAGCTTCCAATTCCTGCTGCGCTCACCTTGAGCTCCGGTCGTGATCAGACTAGGAACCCACTTTCCGATCAGCAAATTATTTCAGACGCCGCTCTTCCCAACTCGCAGTTTGATGATCTGGTTCCAGCTGATTACCACAGTGCCGCCGGTTTGGGGAAGAAAAGGTTCCCGGAATCGGAAAGGAACTCCAGCGACCGGCGCCACAAGCGTATGATCAAGAACCGTGAGTCTGCTGCTCGTTCAAGGGCTAGAAA ACAGGCTTATACAAATGAGTTGGAACTAGAAGTGGCCCATTTAATGGAAGAAAATGCTAGGCTCAAGAAACAGCAGCAACAG TGGTATGAAGCCGCGGAGTATCACCGACATTCCAAAAAGAAATCCCTCTACAGGGCGTCAACTGCTCCATTTTGA